The genomic stretch ACGTATAAAGTTCATTATACTGGCGGGAATTTTAATAATCATATCGGCTTACCGTACACCATTTTAACGATGCCAGAAGATACCGAAGTTGCTGTACTTGAAATGGGCATGAATCATCGTCATGAAATCGAAGTGCTTTCCAAAATTGCCAAACCCGATATCGCGATTATTACGAATATCGGCGAGGCGCATATTGAATATCTTGGTTCGCGTGAAGAAATTGCCAAAGCAAAACTGGAAATTACTGCCGGGCTTAATCCAAGCGGGATTTTAATTTATCCGCACGAAGAAACTTTGCTGCTAGGAAATATTAATGGCGATTTCAGACAGCTCACTTTTGGTAAGTCGGAAGCTGCGGAAATTTATCCGTTAGAAATTCGTGCGGAAGCGGAAGGCACTTCTTTTATAACTAATTGGGAGCCGGAGCTAGAAATTTTTGTCCCTATTATTGGTGAACATAATGTTTTCAATACAATGGCGGCGATGCTTGCGGCAAGAGAAATTGGAATTGAAGGTGAAAAAATTCAATCTGCGCTGAAAAATATGGAACGTTCTAAAAGTCGTTTAGAATGGATTACAACGAAAAGTGGCGCGCGTATTTTGAATGACGCTTATAACTCTAGTCCAACAGCATTAAAAACGGTTTTAAAAACATTTATGCATATGGATTCGAGCGGCAAACCTAAATATTTGGTCCTTGCTGATATGTTGGAACTTGGAGATTTGTCGACAAAGTTACATCAAGAATCAGCCGAAGTATTAGAAAAGGGTATGATTGAGAAGATTTTCTTGTATGGTGAGGCGATGAAAGCTTTTGGTGACATAGCGGAAGCCAAAATTGGTCAGGGAAAAGTTCATCATTTTAACACGAAAGAATCGCTTGAGACGGCGCTTCTTTCAGAAATGAATGGAAATGAATGGATACTGGTCAAAGGTTCTTACGGAATGGGCTTGAAAGATGTGGTAGAAAATCTTATTATTAAGTAACGACTAAAATTGGACAGAACATATTACCGCTTAATTGGTAATAATTTGGACAGGAGGAAAGGCATAATGGTTGCTTGTTTGTGTATTCATGGTTTTACTGGTTCGCCGTCCGAGGTGAAGCCACTCGCTGACTATTTGCGAGAGCATACAGATTGGGATGTTTTAGCACCCACATTACCTGGCCATGATCACCTGCGCCACTTAAAAAATGTGACGTATAAAGATTGGATTGTTTTTGTAGATAGTATTTTAAGCCAAATGCTAAAAGAAGACGATGAAGTATATATTATTGGTTTTTCCATGGGTGGACTGCTCGCTGGATGGCTCGCGAGACATTATCCGGAAGTAAAAAAACTAGTACTTCTGAGCACAGCCGTAAATGCAATGGAATGGCCGCAACTTGTCGAAAATTCCAAGCAAGTATTAACGGAAGCAAAAGAAGTAACGCTCAAAAACAGCCCGATGTTCAAACGTTATCAAAAGAAAGTAACGGAAACGCCTTGGACTTCCACGCTACAATTCAAAAAAATGGTAGCTTTAGCAAAGCCGGTTTTTGAGCATATTGAAATTCCAACTTTTATTGCACAAGGCAGTGCCGACCAAGTAGTTCCTGCTGAAAAAAGTGTTAATTTCTTAATGGAAAGTATTCCTGGTCCAAAAGAATTATTTATATTAGAAGGTTCGAAACACGTGATTTGTCAGGACGAACAAGCGGACAAATTATTTGCAGCTGTTTTAACATTTTTGCAAAAAGATGTCGCTGTTTTAAATGCTCAATAAAGAAAACCGATTCAGCTTTCACTCGCTGAATCGGCTTTTTTGTTTTCACCAACAGAATCTCGGGCTATTAAATTAGTAGCAAGCGCCAGATGAACAAACCCTTCATCTGGTTTTCTTATGCGATTATACATGAGTTCGACAGCCTTCTCACCCATATAGCTTAGGTTGGTACACATTGTAGTTAGCTGTGGATTGCTTAGTACAGTAAACTCGGTATTATCAAAGCAAATAATCGATAAGTCATTAGGGATATTATAGCCTTTTGATTGCAAGTAAGTATTGAGAATAAACCCAAGTCCTGAGTTGACACAAAACCAAGCAGTAGGGAGTTCGTCCAGTTCATCTAAAGTTCTATATAATGTCGTTTGTTCTTCTTTGATACGAGTGATGGCGTATTTTTCGTTAAAAGGAATGTGATAGTAGTGCAAAGCTTTTTTGTATCCTTCTAGCCGCTCTTCATAACTTGGAGAGAAAGTAACATCACCGAGAAAACCGATTTTCTGATGCTTATTTTGAATTAAAAATTCTACAGCCATAAAAGCGCCATCTTTATTTTGACTGATAACCGCGTCGGCTTTTAGATGCGGATCATGATGATCTATAAGCACAACGGGCATGCCGAGATCGATAACTTTTTTACTATAATCCGTGTTTATATGCGAAAGTAAGAAAATCCCAGTCCAGTTCTCGCTTGTGAGCTGCTCTGGTAATTGATTAGTAGACGCTTCCTCATCCGTAACTGGAAAAATAATAAGTTCGGCTTGGTGAGCGATAATGCTTTGTTTCATATTATCGATAATTTCGCCAAAAAAACTGCGCTGCGAAAGGGCGAAAGAAGTTGCTAAAAGCGCAAATTTTTCTTTCACAACCTCACGCGCGATTTCTCTTTTATATTTATAGCCTAGCTCATCTGCCATCTTAAAAACGGCTAGTTTAGTTTGTTCGCTAACCCCATTTTTATTGCCTAAAGCTTGCGAGACTGAATTCTTGGTTATATTTAGCCTGTCAGCAATATCCTGCATCGTAACTTTCTTCATGGTTCCCCTCCGTTTTCCTCTATTTATTCTATTATAGAAGTAAATTCACAAAATAGCAAAAATTTTATAATTAAAAAGTAATGTAGAAAGTAATTCTATTCATTTTTGTTTTATGGGTAAATTAACCTCAATTTTATTAGGTTTTATAAAAGTAATTATTGACATTACAAAAATGTAATGTGATAATGTAATCGTAATCAAGCGCTTACAATTACAAAAAGTGGAATTAGGAGGATTATTGATATGAAGATTAGAAAAATTGCTATTGCAGCTCTTAGTGTTGTGGTTGCTGGGTCATTACTTACTGCTTGTGGTGGTGGAAACAGCAAAAGTGACGATAATGGTAAAACAAAAGTAACGTTTTGGGCAGCTCCAAATCCAACGCAAGTAAAATATTGGGATGAAATGGCAAAAGCTTATGAAAAAGAAAATCCAGATGTAACGATTGAAGTTTCCCAAATGAAAGAAAGCCCATCTTCGGAAGCAACTATCCAATCAGCTATTGCCTCTAAAACGGCACCAACCATGTCTGAAAATATCAATCGTAGTTTCGCTGCACAATTAGCTGACAGTAAAGCGATTGTCCCTTTGAACGATGTAAAAGGACTTGATGATGTTGTCAAAGAACGAAACATGAGCGAAACAATGGATTCTTGGAAATTCTCTGACGGAAACCAATATGTGCTACCAGTTTACTCCAATCCAATTCTTTTTGCTTGGCGTTTAGATACACTGAAAGAACTTGGCTATGATGCACCGCCAAAAACATATAGTGAAGCGCTTGAAGTTGGTAAAAAATTAAAAGCGAAATATCCAGACAAAGTTCTTTGGGCAAAAGGTGATTTATCTGATCCAACTGCTTGGATGCGCTGGTTTGATTTCTTCCCACTTTATGATGCAGCTTCTAAAGGAAATGCATTTGTAGAAGATGGCAAATTAGTAGCAGACGATAAAGCTGGAACAGAGTTATTAACATTTATGTCCGAATTGCAAAAAAACAAATTACTTCTTGCAAGTAAAGCAACAGATCCATTTGAAACTGGAACAAGCATCATGGCAGATAATGGCCCGTGGACTTTCCCTAACTGGGATGAAAAATTCCCGGAACTTAAATATAACGAAAACTATGCAATCACAGCGCCACTAGTACCAGATAACATGGCGAATGAAGAAAATGTTGCTACATACGCTGATTCGAAAGGCGTTGTAATGTATGCACAAGCGACAGATAAAGAAAAAGAAGCAGCAATGGATTTCTTGAAATTTGTTTATAACGATGACAAAAATGACTTGAAATTCTTAGAAACAACTAACTTAATTCCTGCGCGTGATGATGCAACAGAAAACGAAACTTTCACAGCATTCTTTAAAGAAAATCCAGAACTCGAAGTTTATGCAGCTAATGTACCATATAGTATCCCTGCGATGGATGACGCAAAATATAATGATATTCAACAAATCATTGGTGAAGAAGCGTGGAATCCGATTGTACGCGGGGAGAAAAAACCTGCTAAAGCTTGGTCAGATATGAAGAAAGCGGAGGACGGGGTGCTTCAAGAATGAAGCGGCGAAATAACAAATTGGGCTGGTCATTTACCAGCCCGTATCTCATATTCACTGCGATATTTTTCTTAGTACCGCTTGTTTGGTCGATTTGGTTATCTGTAACTGATTGGAACATGATGAGTCCGGAAATTAATTTTGTTGGCTTTGATAATTTTATTAAAGCGTTTACTAGTCCAGCAGTTCAAGCAGCCTTTTTTGTTACTTATAAATTTTTGATTGTTTTTGTTCCTATGGCGTTAATTATTTCGATGATTGTCGCGGTATTAGTGAACGGCTTGCCGAAATTTAAAGGACTTTATCTGGTTGCGTTTTTCCTACCGTATTTGTCTTCAGGCGTTGTAACTTCGCTTATTGTGCAAGGGTTACTTTCATACAATAGTGCGCTGAATGTGTTTTTACGCGGGCATTTTGGTTGGGATATCGATTGGCTCGGGACACCAATGTCGGCGCTCGTTATTATTTCACTGATGATAGCTTGGAAAATGTCTGGTTACTATGCGCTCATTTTAATTTCTGGACTTGCTAGCATTAATCATGAAATTTATGAAGCTGCAGCAATGGATGGTTCTGGTAGATTTAGAACATTTTGGAAAGTCACTGTTCCGATGCTATATCCAGCTTTATTTACCGTAATTGTTTTAGCGGTAGGCGTTAGTTTTGGGATTTTCACCGAAGTTTACCAATTGACTGGTGGTGGACCGAACTTTGCAACAAATACATGGCAAATGGAAATTTTTAACCAAGCATTCGTTAACTTGAATTCTGGTTATGCTTCAGCGATTTCTCTAATGGCTGCTACTGTAACATTTGCATCGATTGGTGTTATTAAGAAAATGCTTGAGAAATGGGGTCAAAGAAATGGTTGGACATAATAGTAAAGCGGGTAAAATTGTTCGCTATATACTGACAACATTACTTATGCTAGTCATGATTTATCCTTTTATTTATTTAGTATTAAACTCATTTGCTGCTTGGGATCAGGTAGATAAAAAGTTGATTCCTACAGAATTCACTACTCGTTCGTGGGATTGGTTATTTGGTAATTCAGTTGTTGCGGCACCGGCGCCGTGGATTCATGCGTTTATTAATACAATTATTGTTTCCACCATTGCGACAGGCTTGATGTTGCTTTTCGGCCTAATGGTAGGCTACGCACTAGCAAAAGTGGATTTTAAGGGCAAGAAAATTGTTAATAATGCGATTTTATTTCAAATGTTTTTTCCGGCAATCATCTTGCTGATTCCGCAGTTTTTAATGATTACGGACTTTGGTTTATTGGATACCTATGCGGGAATGATTATCCCGACTATGCTTAGCTTATGGGCTGTATTTATGTATACCAACTTTTTCAAAGCGATTCCAGATACATTAATTGAAGCTGCCAAACTGGACGGGGCGAGTGATTTGAAGATTTTGTTTCGGGTTGTGCTGCCAATGTCTAAATCAATTACGACCGTTATTTTCTTATTCCTTTTCACAGACAGATGGACGAATTTACTTTGGGATATGCTTGTAACGAAGAGTGATGGAACAGTCACATTGAATGTGCTAATCTCGCAAATGTTTGGACCATATGCAACCTATCCTGGGCCAATGTATGCGGCATCTGTGTTACTAACACTTCCACTTATTATCTTGTTTTTATTCTTCTCGAAGAAATTCCAAGAAGGAATGCAATTTACTTTGAAATAAAAGGAGCGACTGAACTTGGAATTTTGGCGTCGTAGTGTGTTTTATGAAATTTATATGAAATCATTTCAAGACAGTAATGGCGATGGTTTAGGTGATTTTAAAGGTTTAACGAGCAGATTAGATTATCTAGTGGATTTGGGAATTGATGGTATTTGGTTGACTCCATTTTATCCTTCACCGCAAGTGGATAATGGTTATGATGTGTCTGATTACTGCGATATTAACCCGGATTACGGCGATATGACTGATTTTCGAGTGTTTATGAAAGCGGCAGATGCTCGAGGAATAAAAGTTATTATCGACTTAGTATTAAATCATTCGTCAACAGAGCATGCTTGGTTTAAGGAGTCGCGTAGTAGTAAGACGAATCCTAAACGAGATTATTATATTTGGCGAGAAAAACCAAATAATTGGGAATCGTTTTTTGGTGGTTCTGCTTGGGAAATGGATGAACTTACTGGCGAGTATTACTATCATAGTTTTGCAAAAGAACAGGCTGACTTAAACTGGGCGAATGAAGCTGTTCGCGCAGAAATGGAGCAAGTTTTAGCGTTTTGGTTGAATGAGGGAGTGGCGGGATTCAGGTTAGATGTTATCAATAATTTAACGCTCGTACTTGAATTTCCGGATAATCCAGTCACATCTGGTGAAATGGAGCATGTGTATGACCGTAATCAGAGTGGCTTAGAACAAGCGTTAGAGGATATCGCTTCCTTTTGTCGAAAAGAGCGCGACGTGTTTTTAGTAGGCGAAATTAGCTCGGACCAATTAGCTGAAATTGCTAGATATAGCTCGAAAAAAATGCTAGATGTCACATTTAATTTTAATTTTGGCAGTGTTGATCAGCTAGATGCAAAATCTGTATTTACGACATTGAATGAGATGGAAACGGCATTAAATGAAGGGCAGTGGCCGACGCTTTTCTTTGGAAGTCATGATATGAGCAGGTTCAGAAGTCGCCTCGCATCTGGAGACATAGTAAAGACCCAGTTGCTCGCATTTTTAATGTTAACTGCGAAAGGCGTGCCGTTTATATACTACGGAGAAGAGGTGGGTATGCCTGATTTAACGTTTTCTTCCGTAAAAGAGATGCGCGATATTCAAGGGACAGCCGCGTACTATCAAGCTTTACAAACTGGTTCAGATGAAAAACAAGCACTCGAAATCGCTATTGAAAAAACGCGTGACAAAGCACGTGGGCCGATGATTTTCCCAGATGGAAAGCCATTTACTCTAGGTGAACCATGGATTAAAATGGCGACTTTGCCGGAAAAAGAAGCACGAACGATGTGGCGATTTTATCAAGGATTACTCGCATTTCGTAAAGAAAATGATTTTAAAGAGATGGAATATACTTTTTTGAAGTTGGATGGAGAAGTACTCAGTTATCAGCGAGGTGAATTTATCTTTTTACTTCATTTTGGTGAGGAAGAGGTAACTTATCCGCTTCAGGGGAACTATCAGCTTGTTTTTGGAGAAGCAGTGATGGTAGGAAATGGCATTAGAATGGGCGCGCATACTGGAATTGCGCTTAGAGTGGAGGAATAGAATGAATACAATCGATAATTTGTTGCAAGTTTACCGGGAAAATAGTGCTGCGTTTGGGACACGTATCACGTTAAATGGTGCTGGCGACAAAGATGTATACAATATTACGGCACCATTTCATTGGCTTGGGAAAGAATATATTGCAGGTCGAGTGGAGTCGCGTGATAGCGAGTTTTCGGAAGTACGCTTTTTTGAAAAAATAGAGACGGACAAATATCAATTGGTTGAAAATACGACTGTTTTAGCGCTACAAGATCCATTTGTTACATTTGTTCAGGGTGAGCTGATTATTGGCGGGGTAGAAGTTTTTCCGAAAGAAACGGACCCGACTATGTTAGATTGGCGTACTAATTTATATCGGGCAACCTCGCTTACTGATTTTGAACAAATTCTTGCCGGGCCAATTGGTATGAAAGATTTACGTATCAAAGAATTGGCTGATGGACGTATTTTAGTATTAACAAGACCTCAAGGCGAAAAGGGCGGTCGCGGGAAAATCGGCGCAATCGTCATTGACTCACTGGCAGAATTAACAATAGAGAAAATAGAAGCTGCACCACTTTTGAAACGGAATTTTTCAGGAGAGGAATGGGGTGGCGGAAATGAGCTTCATTTGTTAGAAGATGAGAGAATTGGCGTGCTTGGTCATATTGCTTGTTTTGATGAAGCGGGCAATCGTCATTATTACGCATGTTCTTTTCGATTGAATGAAGATTTTTCGCAAATTGAGCAAGAAAAAATAATTGCCGAACGTGCTAATTTTGCCCCTAGTGAGCCGAAAAGACCTGATTTAGCGGATGTTGTATTTAGCGGTGGGTTAATCAGAAATTCGGACGGTACTGCGACACTTTATGCAGGGATTGGCGATTCTGATGCACAAAAATTAGCAATTCCTGATCCATTTAAAAATAACTAATAGTAGGAGTTTTGAGTAGAAATGAACATTTATCGTTATGAAGAAAACCCATTAATTACACCTTTGGACGTAAAACCAATCCATGAAGGTTTTGAAGTGATTGGCGCTTTTAACGCTGGTGTTGCCGAATATAACGGCGAAGTGCTTTTACTTCTTCGTGTGGCAGAAAAACCAGTCAGTGAGGATCCAGAAGTAGTCCTTGCGCCAGTTTATAATGCGAAAAGTAAAGAATTAGAATTACAACAATTCCGATTAGATGATGAAAATTATGATTTTGAAGATCCGCGAATGATTCGCAGTAAAGCAAAACTAGAAGGATTTTCTTATTTAACTTCTCTTTCATATATTCGAATTGCTCGTAGTAAAGATGGTCATCAGTTTACCTTAGATGAAAAACCGTTTTTATATCCGTTTAATGAGTATCAGACATTTGGGATTGAAGATGCTCGTGTGACGCAAATCGGGGATACATATCACGTGAATTTTAGTGCGGTATCTGAGTTTGGCGTAGCGGATGCATTAGTGACCACAAAAGACTTTGAAAATTTGGAGTATCAAGGAAATATCTTTGCTCCTGAAAATAAAGATGTACTAATTTTCCCAGAAAAAATTAACGGAAAATATTATGCCTTACATCGTCCAAGTTTGAAAAGTATTGGTAATTTAGATATTTGGATTGCTTCTTCTCCAGATTTGCGCAGTTTTGGCGATCATCGTCATTTGCTTGGAATTCGTCCTGGTGAATATGATAGTGGCCGAGTTGGCGGCGGATGTGTGCCGATTAAAACAGAAGAAGGTTGGTTAATTTTATATCACGGAGCAACTGAAGAGAATCGTTACGTGATGGGCGCGGCGCTTCTTGATTTAAACGACCCAACGATTGTACTGAAAAGAACGAAAACGCCTATTTTAGAGCCAGTTGCCGATTATGAGAAAAATGGCTTTTTCGGTGATGTTGTTTTCGCATGTGGGGCCATTCAAGAAGGTGATACGCTGCATATGTATTACGGCGTGGCGGATACTTCTATGGCGGGCTGTGACATGAAAATCAGCGAAATTCTACATCAGTTAGAAGTGGAAAACAAATGACTTGGCAACAACATTTGAACGCTTGGAAAAATGCCGATTTATCAGATGAGTGGCGCCGTGAATTACAACAAGTGGAACAGGAGCAGAAACGATTTGATGGTTATTTAACCTTTGGGACTGGCGGGATGCGCGGTAAAATGGGCGTTGGAACGAAGCGCATCAATCTTTTTACCATTAGACGAGTAGCGAAAGGTTTGGGAGATTATGTTGTCGCGAATGGAGGAGCCGAAATGGGTGTTGCGATTGCGTATGACTCGAGACATCATTCGGGTGCTTTTGCGCAGGAAACGGCAAAGGTCCTGGCGGCGCAGGGAGTCAAAGTTTATTTATCCGATACGATTCGCCCAACACCAGCGCTATCTTTTTGCGTTCGAGAAAAGGGGGCATTTGCGGGCGTTGTGATTACAGCAAGCCACAATCCTTCTATCTATAATGGTTTCAAAGTATATGATAAAAATGGCTGTCAAATCACATTGGGTGTAGCGCAGGAAATTGCTGGCTATTTAGAAAACATAACGGATATCTTTACCATACCAGTGCGCGAATTACCCAATCCACTCGTTATGACGCTAGGAAAAGAAATGGACGATGCTTATTTAAAAGCTTTAACAGCAGTCGTTTCTCGCCCTGATTTGCTTGCTGACTACGGTAATGAACTACAGATTTGCTACACACCGCTTCATGGAGCTGGAAAAGAACTTGTTATGCGTGGGCTTTTGGAAAATGGATTTTCGGAAACGACCATGATTGCTGAGCAAAGTGAGCCTGACGGGGATTTTCCGACAGTGGTTTCGCCTAATCCAGAAGAAGAAAACAGTTTTGAACTAGCCAAAAAGCAGGCGAAAGAAATACAAGCCGATATTATTTTGGCGACAGATCCGGATGCTGATAGGCTGGGGGTAGCTGTTTTAAACAAGCAAGCTACGTATCAAATTTTAACAGGGAATCAGCTAGGCGCATTGCTTTTACAGTATATTTTAGAAGCCAAAACGTCGGTAACTCAGGCGGATACGATGATTAATACAATTGTTACTGGGGACTTAGGTGGAAGAATCGCGCATGACTTTGGAATTAATCATATCCAGACGCTCACGGGTTTCAAATTTATCGGTGAAAAAATAGCCGAAATGGAAGGCACGGAAAAAAACTTTCTTTTTGGATACGAGGAAAGTTACGGTTATTTAATCGCGCCATTTGTTCGGGACAAGGACGCCGTTCAGGCAGCATTACTTACAGCAGAAATGGCCCTTTTCTATAAAAAAGAAGGAACAACACTTCTTCAAAAACTAACAAATTTATATGAAAAGTTCGGCTATCATAAAGAACACTTGCACACGATTACGCTAGATGATAGCGATGGAACAACTAAAATGAATCAAGTGATAGACGATTTGCGCAAAGAGCCAACTTGTATTCCCGGCATAACGGTTTTAGAAGACTTTCTAACGAGTAAGCGAACCAATCTTTCAACGATGGAAATGACAAACATAGAGCTACCAAAAGAAAATGTTTTAAAATTTTACTTAAACGATAACGCCTGGTTTGCAATACGTCCTTCTGGAACGGAACCGAAATGCAAAATCTATTTCCAAACAATCGGTCAAACAGAAGAAATAGCGACAAAAGCTATAGATGAGTTGAAAAAATGCGTTTTAGCCAAATGGGATTAATAAAAAGCTGGAAATTGTTTTCGGACGATTTTCAGCTTTTTTTAAAAGATTTATCTATAAAAATCGCTGAAAAACCCGGATAAGCGTACATTTAAAAAGAATTAAGTTTTTTTATTCGATAATAGCAAGGAAAGATAAGCTTTTGACGTTGAAAAGAAATAGTTAGTGTGTTATGATGATAGATGGAAGTTTATTAGGTTTATATTTAGCCTAGTGATTAATGAGGGCTTTTTTATTTGATGCGTTAGAACTGCTATAATGGCAGAGAAATTTTCTGATGCCGTGAATCATTTTGCTTGGTGCGCCCAGGCTTTTCTATTGCAGAAAAATGAAAATGAAAGATAGCAGTTTTCATAAAAACAACTGCAAATGAACAGACAAACAATCGTAATAAGCGTATTGTGATGAATTATAAAAGTAGCTCTCCTACCAAACTTTAAACAGGTAAAGGAGAAATGACATTGACAAAATTTTCGGAGTTCGGACTGGACGAAAAAATTGTAAAATCAGTAAATCGGATGGGGTTTGAAGAAGCAACACCAATCCAAGAAAAGACAATTCCACTAGGACTAGCAGGTAAAGACTTAATCGGGCAAGCACAAACAGGTACTGGTAAAACAGCCGCTTTTGGTCTTCCAATGATTCACAAAATTGACCAAAAGAGTAACAACGTACAAGCTTTAATTATTGCTCCAACACGTGAACTTGCAATCCAAGTTTCTGAAGAGCTTTATAAACTTAGCTATGACAAACATGTACGTGTGCTAGCGGTTTACGGTGGTAGCGATATCAGCCGTCAAATCCGTTCACTTAAGAAAAACCCACAAATCGTAGTTGGTACGCCAGGACGTATTTTGGATCATATTAACCGTCGCACACTGAAACTAGACCACGTGGAAACACTTGTACTAGATGAAGCAGACGAAATGCTAAACATGGGCTTCATTGATGATATCGAAACTATTCTAAAAGAAGTACCA from Listeria monocytogenes ATCC 19117 encodes the following:
- a CDS encoding MTP-1 family protein; amino-acid sequence: MNTIDNLLQVYRENSAAFGTRITLNGAGDKDVYNITAPFHWLGKEYIAGRVESRDSEFSEVRFFEKIETDKYQLVENTTVLALQDPFVTFVQGELIIGGVEVFPKETDPTMLDWRTNLYRATSLTDFEQILAGPIGMKDLRIKELADGRILVLTRPQGEKGGRGKIGAIVIDSLAELTIEKIEAAPLLKRNFSGEEWGGGNELHLLEDERIGVLGHIACFDEAGNRHYYACSFRLNEDFSQIEQEKIIAERANFAPSEPKRPDLADVVFSGGLIRNSDGTATLYAGIGDSDAQKLAIPDPFKNN
- a CDS encoding alpha/beta hydrolase translates to MVACLCIHGFTGSPSEVKPLADYLREHTDWDVLAPTLPGHDHLRHLKNVTYKDWIVFVDSILSQMLKEDDEVYIIGFSMGGLLAGWLARHYPEVKKLVLLSTAVNAMEWPQLVENSKQVLTEAKEVTLKNSPMFKRYQKKVTETPWTSTLQFKKMVALAKPVFEHIEIPTFIAQGSADQVVPAEKSVNFLMESIPGPKELFILEGSKHVICQDEQADKLFAAVLTFLQKDVAVLNAQ
- a CDS encoding LacI family DNA-binding transcriptional regulator, coding for MKKVTMQDIADRLNITKNSVSQALGNKNGVSEQTKLAVFKMADELGYKYKREIAREVVKEKFALLATSFALSQRSFFGEIIDNMKQSIIAHQAELIIFPVTDEEASTNQLPEQLTSENWTGIFLLSHINTDYSKKVIDLGMPVVLIDHHDPHLKADAVISQNKDGAFMAVEFLIQNKHQKIGFLGDVTFSPSYEERLEGYKKALHYYHIPFNEKYAITRIKEEQTTLYRTLDELDELPTAWFCVNSGLGFILNTYLQSKGYNIPNDLSIICFDNTEFTVLSNPQLTTMCTNLSYMGEKAVELMYNRIRKPDEGFVHLALATNLIARDSVGENKKADSASES
- a CDS encoding carbohydrate ABC transporter permease gives rise to the protein MKRRNNKLGWSFTSPYLIFTAIFFLVPLVWSIWLSVTDWNMMSPEINFVGFDNFIKAFTSPAVQAAFFVTYKFLIVFVPMALIISMIVAVLVNGLPKFKGLYLVAFFLPYLSSGVVTSLIVQGLLSYNSALNVFLRGHFGWDIDWLGTPMSALVIISLMIAWKMSGYYALILISGLASINHEIYEAAAMDGSGRFRTFWKVTVPMLYPALFTVIVLAVGVSFGIFTEVYQLTGGGPNFATNTWQMEIFNQAFVNLNSGYASAISLMAATVTFASIGVIKKMLEKWGQRNGWT
- a CDS encoding ABC transporter substrate-binding protein, coding for MKIRKIAIAALSVVVAGSLLTACGGGNSKSDDNGKTKVTFWAAPNPTQVKYWDEMAKAYEKENPDVTIEVSQMKESPSSEATIQSAIASKTAPTMSENINRSFAAQLADSKAIVPLNDVKGLDDVVKERNMSETMDSWKFSDGNQYVLPVYSNPILFAWRLDTLKELGYDAPPKTYSEALEVGKKLKAKYPDKVLWAKGDLSDPTAWMRWFDFFPLYDAASKGNAFVEDGKLVADDKAGTELLTFMSELQKNKLLLASKATDPFETGTSIMADNGPWTFPNWDEKFPELKYNENYAITAPLVPDNMANEENVATYADSKGVVMYAQATDKEKEAAMDFLKFVYNDDKNDLKFLETTNLIPARDDATENETFTAFFKENPELEVYAANVPYSIPAMDDAKYNDIQQIIGEEAWNPIVRGEKKPAKAWSDMKKAEDGVLQE
- a CDS encoding UDP-N-acetylmuramoyl-tripeptide--D-alanyl-D-alanine ligase — protein: MKKTVGEVVAMLDSSIHVDAFRDVVITGVCFDTRQIKSGDLFVPFVGNVRDGHEFVSQAREMGAVATFWQKDVPNPPKDFPVILVEDTLLALQELAAKYIQQVKPKVIAITGSNGKTTTKDIMAAIVETTYKVHYTGGNFNNHIGLPYTILTMPEDTEVAVLEMGMNHRHEIEVLSKIAKPDIAIITNIGEAHIEYLGSREEIAKAKLEITAGLNPSGILIYPHEETLLLGNINGDFRQLTFGKSEAAEIYPLEIRAEAEGTSFITNWEPELEIFVPIIGEHNVFNTMAAMLAAREIGIEGEKIQSALKNMERSKSRLEWITTKSGARILNDAYNSSPTALKTVLKTFMHMDSSGKPKYLVLADMLELGDLSTKLHQESAEVLEKGMIEKIFLYGEAMKAFGDIAEAKIGQGKVHHFNTKESLETALLSEMNGNEWILVKGSYGMGLKDVVENLIIK
- a CDS encoding carbohydrate ABC transporter permease, with protein sequence MVGHNSKAGKIVRYILTTLLMLVMIYPFIYLVLNSFAAWDQVDKKLIPTEFTTRSWDWLFGNSVVAAPAPWIHAFINTIIVSTIATGLMLLFGLMVGYALAKVDFKGKKIVNNAILFQMFFPAIILLIPQFLMITDFGLLDTYAGMIIPTMLSLWAVFMYTNFFKAIPDTLIEAAKLDGASDLKILFRVVLPMSKSITTVIFLFLFTDRWTNLLWDMLVTKSDGTVTLNVLISQMFGPYATYPGPMYAASVLLTLPLIILFLFFSKKFQEGMQFTLK
- a CDS encoding alpha-amylase family glycosyl hydrolase — protein: MEFWRRSVFYEIYMKSFQDSNGDGLGDFKGLTSRLDYLVDLGIDGIWLTPFYPSPQVDNGYDVSDYCDINPDYGDMTDFRVFMKAADARGIKVIIDLVLNHSSTEHAWFKESRSSKTNPKRDYYIWREKPNNWESFFGGSAWEMDELTGEYYYHSFAKEQADLNWANEAVRAEMEQVLAFWLNEGVAGFRLDVINNLTLVLEFPDNPVTSGEMEHVYDRNQSGLEQALEDIASFCRKERDVFLVGEISSDQLAEIARYSSKKMLDVTFNFNFGSVDQLDAKSVFTTLNEMETALNEGQWPTLFFGSHDMSRFRSRLASGDIVKTQLLAFLMLTAKGVPFIYYGEEVGMPDLTFSSVKEMRDIQGTAAYYQALQTGSDEKQALEIAIEKTRDKARGPMIFPDGKPFTLGEPWIKMATLPEKEARTMWRFYQGLLAFRKENDFKEMEYTFLKLDGEVLSYQRGEFIFLLHFGEEEVTYPLQGNYQLVFGEAVMVGNGIRMGAHTGIALRVEE
- a CDS encoding glycoside hydrolase family 130 protein encodes the protein MNIYRYEENPLITPLDVKPIHEGFEVIGAFNAGVAEYNGEVLLLLRVAEKPVSEDPEVVLAPVYNAKSKELELQQFRLDDENYDFEDPRMIRSKAKLEGFSYLTSLSYIRIARSKDGHQFTLDEKPFLYPFNEYQTFGIEDARVTQIGDTYHVNFSAVSEFGVADALVTTKDFENLEYQGNIFAPENKDVLIFPEKINGKYYALHRPSLKSIGNLDIWIASSPDLRSFGDHRHLLGIRPGEYDSGRVGGGCVPIKTEEGWLILYHGATEENRYVMGAALLDLNDPTIVLKRTKTPILEPVADYEKNGFFGDVVFACGAIQEGDTLHMYYGVADTSMAGCDMKISEILHQLEVENK